One region of Edaphobacter bradus genomic DNA includes:
- a CDS encoding metal-sulfur cluster assembly factor: MLTEAQILSALRNCYDPALPCNVVDLGLVRSISIQHDPEAPGAGIPGVPRKHRIYIELVLTSPTDEAAAQVTAQIQNRLAGLEEAGETIVVILNEPPWTPLQITPAGRRILGLDGNPNLVQIR; the protein is encoded by the coding sequence ATGCTCACCGAGGCCCAAATCCTCTCCGCGCTGCGCAATTGCTACGACCCTGCGTTGCCGTGCAACGTCGTTGATCTTGGCCTTGTCCGCTCGATCAGCATCCAGCACGACCCCGAGGCTCCGGGCGCAGGAATCCCTGGGGTTCCGCGGAAACATCGCATCTATATTGAGCTTGTGCTGACCAGTCCAACCGATGAAGCTGCTGCCCAAGTGACCGCGCAGATCCAGAACCGTCTCGCCGGGTTGGAAGAAGCGGGCGAGACGATCGTCGTCATCCTGAACGAACCGCCGTGGACTCCGCTGCAGATCACTCCTGCGGGCCGCCGCATCTTAGGCCTCGACGGCAACCCTAACCTGGTTCAGATCCGTTGA
- a CDS encoding class I SAM-dependent methyltransferase produces the protein MPKQKAQLAPQKDPPPVAKRPRDLLRATTKPIHPFDQIHGTDTSGLVPAADLFTGHPNDDHVTAYYGVAPSILRALVEQWRETPPPHPPATYTFLDLGAGKGRAVLLASEFRFREVVGVELNASMAAIAQHNVDLWTHAHATDSTAQRISPIRVVHEDALNFELPATPTVVFLFHPFEDPVVAALLRRIESAFARRPGDLDILYVNAEHVATLDRHPGFRKLWQGQVAMSPEDHAADLEAIAQQEEYGSTGDELCAIYRYAGRGTRD, from the coding sequence ATGCCCAAGCAAAAGGCCCAACTCGCCCCGCAGAAAGATCCGCCACCTGTCGCAAAGCGTCCGCGCGACCTGCTTCGCGCGACCACCAAACCCATTCATCCCTTCGACCAGATTCACGGTACCGACACCAGCGGCCTTGTCCCCGCCGCTGACCTCTTCACCGGACACCCGAATGACGACCACGTCACCGCCTACTACGGCGTCGCGCCGAGCATCCTTCGCGCGCTCGTGGAGCAGTGGCGCGAGACGCCGCCGCCGCATCCGCCCGCGACCTACACCTTTCTCGACCTGGGAGCAGGGAAGGGCCGCGCCGTTCTGCTCGCAAGCGAGTTCCGCTTCCGCGAGGTAGTTGGGGTCGAGCTGAACGCTTCGATGGCTGCGATCGCTCAGCATAACGTCGATCTGTGGACCCATGCACACGCGACCGATTCCACCGCGCAGCGCATCTCCCCAATCCGCGTCGTGCACGAGGATGCCCTCAACTTCGAGCTACCTGCCACCCCCACGGTCGTCTTTCTCTTCCATCCCTTTGAAGACCCCGTCGTCGCTGCGCTCCTCCGCCGCATTGAGAGCGCCTTTGCGCGACGCCCCGGCGACCTCGACATCCTCTACGTCAACGCCGAGCACGTCGCCACGCTCGACCGCCATCCCGGCTTCCGAAAGCTCTGGCAGGGCCAGGTCGCCATGTCGCCCGAGGACCATGCTGCGGACCTTGAGGCCATCGCCCAGCAGGAAGAGTACGGTTCGACCGGCGACGAGCTATGCGCCATCTACCGCTATGCCGGACGAGGCACCAGAGACTAG
- a CDS encoding 6-pyruvoyl-tetrahydropterin synthase-related protein, with product MKRDRLPYILIPLVAFFAIHPLIVHGCSCGHDFDFHLLNWFEAARQFSHGTLYPQWAFTPAWGAGEPRFVFYPPLSWMLGALLGLVLPWTWTPIVYTWLALTAAGLALHTVVRRSVPPAAALLAAVVYLANPYTLFTAYERTAYGELLAAAILPFALDSVLRPRVSVLRVAIPIALLWLTNAPAAVMGCYAVALVGIVRLALTWRRRHNLRDCARFAASAVAGALLGLGSAAFYIVPAAYERRWVQAAMATIAGMSFRDNFLFGHTSDPDHDLVLHTASVVAVIVIGLSAAALLLAARSRRQPEPALNPEAQPLLPLAVLALVVVVLLTPVSAPLWSYTPELAFLQFPWRFLAVLAAVFGIALAAALSRIRLTPAMATMVALLAAVALALPSYRAFRQPCDSEDTVAARLALFRSANPGTDPTDEYTPTTADNDSLAHTDPSWWLSPDPSAPAPDVAATQAASPAPLALDLNLTSPETLILDLRRYPAWSVKVNGEVREEVSRDDGLIAIPLPAGPAHVRVTWSNGPDHTLGDSISVLSLGVIILIWLNGLRLRRTSPAF from the coding sequence ATGAAGCGCGACCGGCTCCCTTACATCCTTATTCCGCTGGTCGCGTTCTTCGCCATCCACCCTCTCATCGTGCACGGTTGTTCCTGCGGCCACGACTTCGACTTCCACCTCCTCAACTGGTTTGAGGCCGCGCGGCAGTTCAGCCACGGGACACTCTATCCGCAGTGGGCCTTCACGCCTGCGTGGGGAGCGGGTGAGCCGCGGTTCGTCTTTTACCCTCCGCTCTCGTGGATGCTCGGCGCACTGCTCGGCCTCGTGTTGCCGTGGACGTGGACTCCCATCGTCTATACCTGGCTCGCGCTGACCGCCGCAGGACTCGCGCTGCACACCGTTGTGCGACGGTCTGTGCCGCCTGCCGCCGCGCTGCTGGCCGCTGTGGTCTATCTTGCGAACCCCTACACGCTCTTCACCGCGTACGAGCGCACGGCCTATGGTGAGCTGCTCGCAGCGGCGATCCTCCCCTTCGCGCTCGACTCTGTTTTGCGCCCACGCGTCTCCGTGCTGCGCGTCGCGATTCCCATCGCGTTGCTGTGGCTCACGAATGCGCCGGCGGCGGTGATGGGCTGCTATGCCGTCGCGCTCGTTGGGATCGTCCGGCTCGCTCTTACGTGGCGCCGTAGACACAACCTGCGCGACTGCGCCCGATTTGCCGCGAGCGCGGTGGCGGGAGCGCTGCTCGGTCTCGGCTCTGCTGCGTTCTACATCGTGCCCGCCGCGTATGAGCGCCGCTGGGTCCAGGCCGCCATGGCCACGATCGCGGGCATGAGCTTCCGCGACAACTTCCTCTTCGGCCACACCAGCGATCCCGACCATGACCTCGTCTTGCACACTGCCTCCGTCGTTGCCGTCATCGTGATCGGTCTCTCTGCCGCCGCGCTGCTGCTCGCCGCCCGCAGCCGCCGCCAGCCGGAGCCCGCCTTGAATCCAGAGGCGCAGCCTCTACTGCCGCTCGCTGTCCTCGCGCTGGTCGTCGTCGTCCTGCTCACCCCGGTCTCCGCGCCGCTCTGGAGCTACACTCCTGAGCTTGCCTTTCTGCAGTTCCCGTGGCGGTTTCTCGCTGTCCTCGCCGCTGTCTTTGGCATTGCGCTCGCTGCTGCGCTCTCCCGTATCAGGCTCACCCCGGCGATGGCGACCATGGTGGCCCTGCTGGCCGCTGTTGCGCTTGCGCTTCCGTCCTACCGGGCTTTTCGCCAGCCTTGCGACTCCGAGGACACCGTCGCGGCGCGGCTTGCACTCTTCCGCTCGGCCAACCCCGGCACCGACCCAACGGACGAGTACACTCCCACCACCGCCGACAACGACTCGCTCGCGCACACCGATCCGTCGTGGTGGCTATCGCCTGACCCGAGCGCGCCAGCACCTGACGTCGCGGCAACGCAAGCCGCCAGCCCGGCTCCGCTCGCCCTCGACCTCAATCTGACCTCCCCCGAGACCCTTATCCTCGACCTGCGCCGCTACCCCGCGTGGAGCGTCAAGGTCAACGGAGAGGTTCGGGAGGAGGTCAGTCGCGATGACGGACTCATCGCCATTCCGCTCCCTGCTGGCCCTGCACACGTCCGTGTCACCTGGAGCAACGGCCCGGACCACACCCTCGGCGACAGCATCAGTGTGCTTTCACTTGGAGTGATTATCCTCATCTGGCTCAATGGACTGCGACTCCGCAGAACCTCGCCAGCGTTCTAG
- the rmuC gene encoding DNA recombination protein RmuC has product MLWFLLGCVAGVVIGWLVVNGRVQAARAVAQADRALREKEATHLRETLAAREQSLALREKELAEERRAAAAARESAAALRAELETGQKAADEKIQNLLEVEKNLKASFDALAASALDANSKRLLALAKGELEKQQTEADKDLSQKQSSIEKLLEPMRESLSKLETHTQQLETKREGAYQAVLTEIQNMQRSHADLRKETTQLVQALRAPKARGNWGEMQLRRCVEFAGMVQYASFDVEKYVKGEDQAIRPDLVVKLPNGRSIIVDAKTPLDAFLEASATEDETARAAHLAAHAAHVRKHLDSLCSKAYWKQFPDSPDFVVCFLPSEVLFSAALEQDPSLLEHSAESNVLLATPTTLIALLKAVAYGWQQSQIARDAALIRDEALKVQSKLAGLHASIDALGKALRNAGKAYDDMLIRAEGQGGLFSINRRLRELKIGEQELPEIKPAAIQPRPLISDDWQPRLSLVASAEHEASSE; this is encoded by the coding sequence ATGCTCTGGTTCCTCCTCGGTTGTGTCGCCGGTGTTGTCATCGGCTGGCTGGTGGTGAATGGCCGCGTGCAGGCCGCACGCGCCGTCGCTCAGGCTGACCGCGCCCTGCGCGAGAAGGAGGCTACACACCTGCGCGAGACGCTTGCGGCGAGGGAGCAGTCGCTCGCCCTGCGTGAGAAGGAGCTCGCCGAGGAGCGTAGAGCCGCAGCCGCCGCCCGCGAGAGCGCCGCAGCCCTTAGGGCGGAGCTCGAGACCGGACAGAAGGCGGCGGACGAGAAGATTCAGAACCTCCTTGAGGTGGAGAAGAACCTCAAGGCAAGCTTCGACGCGCTGGCTGCCAGCGCCCTCGACGCCAACAGCAAGCGGTTGCTCGCGCTCGCCAAAGGAGAGCTCGAAAAGCAGCAGACCGAGGCCGACAAAGACCTCTCGCAAAAACAATCCTCGATCGAGAAGCTGCTCGAGCCGATGCGGGAGTCGCTGAGCAAGCTGGAGACGCATACCCAGCAGTTGGAGACGAAACGCGAGGGAGCCTACCAGGCCGTGCTCACGGAGATACAGAACATGCAGCGCTCGCACGCCGACCTGCGCAAGGAGACGACGCAGCTCGTGCAGGCGCTCCGCGCTCCGAAGGCGCGCGGCAACTGGGGCGAGATGCAGCTGCGCCGCTGCGTCGAGTTCGCGGGCATGGTGCAGTACGCCTCCTTCGACGTCGAAAAGTACGTGAAGGGCGAGGACCAGGCGATCCGTCCTGACCTGGTCGTCAAGCTGCCCAATGGCCGCAGCATTATTGTTGATGCCAAGACGCCACTCGACGCCTTCCTCGAAGCCAGCGCCACCGAGGACGAGACGGCGCGCGCCGCCCATCTCGCCGCGCATGCAGCCCACGTACGCAAACATCTCGACTCGCTGTGCAGCAAGGCGTACTGGAAGCAGTTCCCGGACTCACCGGACTTCGTCGTGTGTTTCCTTCCCAGCGAGGTGTTGTTCAGCGCCGCGCTGGAGCAGGACCCCTCGTTGCTGGAGCACAGTGCTGAGAGCAACGTGCTGCTCGCGACTCCGACGACGCTCATCGCGCTGCTGAAGGCGGTCGCCTATGGCTGGCAACAGTCGCAGATCGCGCGCGATGCCGCGCTCATTCGCGACGAGGCGCTCAAAGTGCAGTCGAAGCTCGCCGGCCTGCACGCCTCCATCGACGCGCTGGGCAAGGCGCTGCGCAACGCAGGCAAGGCGTACGACGACATGCTCATCCGCGCCGAGGGCCAGGGTGGGCTGTTCTCGATTAATCGCCGGCTACGCGAGTTGAAGATCGGAGAGCAGGAGCTACCGGAGATCAAGCCAGCAGCCATCCAACCGCGCCCGCTGATCAGCGATGACTGGCAGCCGCGTCTCTCGCTTGTCGCCTCCGCAGAGCACGAGGCATCGTCCGAATAG
- a CDS encoding DUF4019 domain-containing protein has product MKAARIGLLAGLLMGVTLSGAAQQDTKTLAAQRADMTWLALVDSEQYDQSWKDAGPAFQSAVTQEKWTETIKRVRDQMGKLVVRRLKSASYSKSLPGAPDGEYEVIIFETSFEHKQVGYETVITSVQKDGAWRVVGYYIK; this is encoded by the coding sequence ATGAAAGCTGCTCGAATTGGCCTGCTCGCGGGTCTGCTGATGGGGGTAACGCTCTCCGGAGCCGCGCAGCAGGACACAAAGACACTGGCTGCCCAGCGGGCCGACATGACGTGGCTCGCGCTCGTCGACTCCGAACAGTACGACCAGAGTTGGAAGGATGCCGGCCCCGCCTTTCAATCGGCCGTGACGCAGGAGAAGTGGACTGAGACCATCAAGCGAGTCCGCGATCAGATGGGCAAGCTGGTCGTCCGGCGGCTGAAGAGCGCCTCCTACTCGAAGTCACTGCCCGGCGCGCCTGACGGCGAGTACGAGGTCATCATCTTCGAGACCAGCTTCGAGCACAAGCAGGTGGGCTACGAGACGGTCATCACAAGCGTCCAGAAGGACGGCGCCTGGCGCGTGGTGGGCTACTACATTAAGTAG
- a CDS encoding SGNH/GDSL hydrolase family protein, protein MAEQHIIDAIANGQKSADAVLARRKIARANRAAAIAKHTSPIRFNVQMSGFAQPAVGFVDTAHQTTGFLIAAGDSWFDYFDRDILEQLKEHYGYTVRSAAHAGDRIEAMVEHDSQLYKLQECLEEVLDQGAVPQAVLISGGGNDIAGKEFGMLLNSKDSVIAGWNDEMIDGLINQRLKAAYTAMLSGVNQLCKSSSLGKVLPVLIHGYDYPVPDGRGVLGLWPLPGPWLQPGFNEKRFGDLQQNTDAMHDLIDRFNAMLQTLPQLADFANVRHVDLRNTLSTKLADDAYQQVWGNELHPNENGFPLIADKFATALSNL, encoded by the coding sequence ATGGCAGAGCAGCACATCATCGATGCAATCGCAAATGGTCAAAAATCAGCCGATGCAGTTCTCGCACGCCGTAAGATTGCGCGTGCCAACCGTGCAGCAGCAATCGCAAAACACACCAGCCCGATCAGGTTCAATGTTCAGATGTCGGGCTTTGCTCAGCCGGCAGTGGGCTTCGTCGATACGGCACATCAAACAACCGGGTTCCTGATCGCCGCCGGAGACTCATGGTTCGACTATTTCGATCGAGACATCCTGGAGCAGTTGAAAGAACATTATGGCTACACCGTTCGCTCTGCGGCACATGCGGGAGACAGGATTGAGGCCATGGTTGAGCACGACTCGCAGCTTTACAAGCTGCAGGAATGCCTGGAGGAGGTCCTCGATCAGGGAGCCGTGCCCCAGGCGGTACTCATCTCCGGGGGCGGCAACGATATCGCAGGCAAAGAGTTCGGCATGCTGCTGAACAGCAAGGACTCCGTAATCGCCGGCTGGAACGATGAGATGATTGATGGGCTGATCAACCAGCGGCTGAAGGCGGCCTACACCGCGATGCTCTCCGGCGTGAATCAGCTTTGCAAGAGTTCCTCGCTGGGCAAGGTCCTGCCTGTTCTCATTCACGGTTACGACTACCCCGTTCCTGACGGCAGAGGCGTTCTGGGCTTGTGGCCGCTGCCGGGACCGTGGTTGCAGCCCGGTTTCAACGAGAAGCGCTTTGGCGATCTGCAGCAGAATACTGATGCCATGCACGATCTGATCGACAGATTCAACGCAATGCTTCAGACGCTTCCTCAACTGGCTGACTTTGCCAATGTTCGCCACGTCGATCTGCGAAATACCTTGTCTACCAAACTGGCAGACGATGCGTACCAGCAGGTATGGGGGAATGAGCTCCATCCGAACGAAAACGGCTTCCCTCTGATTGCGGATAAATTCGCTACCGCGTTGAGTAACCTCTGA
- a CDS encoding redoxin domain-containing protein, translating to MSMRRLFLLPVLLLAVSLPAVAAPPAVGQTAPDFTLPTLSGSAITLSSLARSGGPVVLVVLRGYPGYLCPFSQQIFNSYQQYAAQFAALGAQMLVVFPGAANKNLASDAASLLGSVALPSNVHLVLDPDYSFTNLYGLRWNATDETVYPSTFLINPNRQVVFSHVGQFHSDFTPVSDALLVVNADNNNPK from the coding sequence ATGAGCATGCGCAGATTGTTCCTCCTCCCCGTCCTTCTGCTTGCTGTCTCGCTTCCGGCCGTAGCCGCGCCCCCGGCTGTGGGCCAGACCGCGCCGGACTTCACCCTTCCCACACTCAGCGGCAGCGCCATCACTCTAAGCTCTCTTGCCAGGAGCGGAGGCCCGGTGGTTCTCGTCGTTCTGCGTGGATATCCAGGCTATCTATGCCCGTTTTCGCAGCAGATCTTTAATAGCTACCAGCAGTACGCCGCGCAGTTTGCCGCGCTTGGTGCGCAGATGCTCGTTGTCTTTCCCGGGGCCGCGAACAAGAACCTCGCCTCTGACGCCGCATCTCTCCTGGGAAGTGTGGCGCTGCCCTCCAACGTTCACCTCGTCCTCGATCCTGACTACAGCTTCACTAACCTGTATGGCCTGCGCTGGAACGCGACGGACGAGACAGTCTATCCCTCGACCTTCCTGATCAACCCCAATCGGCAGGTGGTCTTCTCGCACGTTGGCCAGTTCCACAGCGATTTCACGCCGGTCTCTGATGCGCTGCTGGTCGTCAACGCCGATAACAACAATCCCAAGTAA
- a CDS encoding acyl carrier protein: MAAVDEKVKQIIVEQLQVDEAEVTPGASFQEDLGADSLDVVELVMQFEEAFDIQIPDEDAEKIKTVKDAVDYIEKNQKAAK; this comes from the coding sequence ATGGCAGCAGTGGATGAGAAGGTAAAACAGATTATCGTCGAGCAGCTTCAGGTGGATGAAGCCGAAGTGACCCCCGGCGCAAGCTTTCAGGAGGACCTTGGTGCCGACTCCCTCGACGTGGTCGAGCTCGTCATGCAGTTCGAAGAAGCCTTCGATATCCAGATCCCCGATGAGGACGCCGAAAAGATCAAGACGGTGAAGGACGCCGTCGATTACATCGAGAAGAACCAGAAAGCGGCAAAGTAA
- a CDS encoding sialidase family protein, translated as MSKTTWLVTPVVSAILTPLLTVSVASAATVTQTNVSPTAAHFPQNKQNESPMAANPIDASNAISGANDEIQEPDCTPATGGSSSCPFSPTVQTTGVYVTKDGGSSWSKTILDWSSANLRSDGDPVVAFGPKPNGTGGFTYANGARAYFGSLAGVLGVSSASPQEFIAVATSDDRGTTWSAPVVATSRTNPVDFNDKIAIWVDNNPTSPNFGVVYVSWTLFRGVGNFGKSNTFSPEPIMFARSTDGGQTFENAKQLTQAANNGSVGGRQGSTIRSAPNGDVFVFWDGALKGQSAILAARSTDGGVRFTRPFLVSFKNDVPSPFPGASFRTDSFPMVDIDASGNLFVVWTDSTNGHSVVKLAKSTDSGASWDVSVAADVTGRSAFYPGVAVSATNVFIGFNAIDDKPAGTAPGAGVVFYDSYFVLSSDSGASFGSSVKISTVSSDPDVSTTNGLGSQFLGDYNGAAASSDGSFWFSWTDTRNGATCSAIDAWRASGFTTTKPNIYDSCSPGFGNSDIFVAHVTP; from the coding sequence ATGAGCAAAACTACTTGGCTGGTCACTCCTGTCGTGAGCGCGATTCTGACCCCGTTGCTCACTGTATCTGTTGCATCCGCTGCGACGGTCACCCAAACGAATGTCAGTCCTACCGCGGCTCATTTTCCGCAAAACAAACAAAACGAGTCACCGATGGCGGCCAATCCCATCGACGCAAGTAACGCGATCAGCGGGGCGAACGACGAAATCCAGGAACCGGACTGCACGCCCGCGACTGGAGGCTCTTCCAGTTGCCCCTTCTCTCCCACAGTGCAGACCACCGGCGTCTATGTGACCAAGGATGGCGGCAGTTCGTGGTCGAAGACAATCCTGGATTGGAGCAGCGCGAATCTCCGCTCCGACGGTGATCCGGTCGTCGCATTTGGTCCCAAGCCCAATGGGACCGGCGGCTTTACATATGCTAACGGTGCGCGCGCCTACTTTGGATCGTTGGCCGGAGTTCTGGGCGTTTCCTCCGCATCACCACAGGAGTTCATCGCCGTGGCGACGTCGGATGATCGTGGCACGACATGGAGCGCGCCTGTCGTCGCCACCTCGCGGACGAATCCGGTTGACTTCAACGACAAGATCGCGATCTGGGTAGACAACAACCCAACCAGCCCCAACTTTGGAGTCGTGTACGTCAGCTGGACGCTCTTCAGGGGCGTGGGCAACTTTGGCAAATCGAACACCTTCTCTCCTGAGCCGATCATGTTCGCGCGATCCACTGATGGCGGGCAAACATTCGAAAATGCGAAGCAGTTGACGCAGGCAGCGAACAATGGCTCCGTGGGCGGACGGCAAGGTTCGACGATTCGTTCGGCGCCCAATGGCGACGTGTTCGTCTTCTGGGATGGTGCCCTGAAGGGTCAGAGCGCGATCCTCGCCGCACGTTCGACCGACGGTGGCGTCAGGTTTACGCGACCGTTCCTCGTCAGCTTCAAAAACGATGTGCCATCACCGTTCCCCGGCGCTAGTTTCCGCACCGACAGCTTTCCTATGGTGGACATCGATGCATCGGGAAACCTCTTCGTTGTGTGGACGGATTCCACCAACGGTCACAGCGTCGTCAAACTGGCGAAATCGACGGACAGCGGAGCGTCGTGGGACGTGAGCGTTGCGGCGGACGTGACGGGGCGCAGTGCCTTCTATCCGGGGGTCGCGGTTAGCGCAACCAACGTCTTTATCGGCTTCAACGCAATTGACGACAAGCCGGCAGGTACCGCGCCCGGTGCGGGTGTCGTGTTCTATGACTCCTACTTTGTGCTCTCAAGCGATAGTGGCGCGTCCTTCGGCTCGTCAGTGAAGATCAGCACGGTAAGTTCGGATCCGGATGTCTCGACGACAAATGGGTTGGGCTCGCAATTCTTGGGCGATTACAACGGCGCGGCTGCAAGTTCGGATGGCTCGTTCTGGTTTTCGTGGACCGACACGCGCAACGGTGCGACGTGCTCCGCGATTGACGCATGGCGTGCGTCCGGATTCACGACGACAAAGCCCAACATCTACGATTCGTGCTCGCCAGGCTTTGGCAACTCCGATATTTTCGTTGCACATGTAACGCCGTAA
- the fabF gene encoding beta-ketoacyl-ACP synthase II: MEQRRVVVTGLGLICGVGNTAPEVWAGLLAGKSGMAEIKAFDLTGHPVRFAAEVKDFDPLKFIEKKESRKMGRFIHFALAAAEEAMQHSGLKITPENADNIGVHIGSGIGGFDVIEREHTALMNGGPRKISPFFIPASIVNLAAGHVSIRYGAKGPNEATATACTTSAHSIGDAFRIIQRGDADAMIAGGAEAAITPMGVGGFAAMKALSTKNDDPEHACRPWDKDRDGFVCGEGAGILILEELEFAKARGAKILAEIIGYGMSADAFHMTGMAPEGEGCARSMKHALRVAGIEPDKIDYVNAHATSTPLGDAMESKAIETVFGERALNHTLLVSSTKSMTGHLLGGAGGLEAGITILAMCNQIAPPTMNLTDPDPECRLNYVPNKPVSAKIDYALSNSFGFGGTNGSLIFKRWTE, from the coding sequence ATGGAACAGCGTCGTGTTGTTGTAACCGGCCTCGGGCTGATCTGTGGCGTAGGCAACACCGCGCCCGAGGTCTGGGCCGGCCTGCTGGCGGGCAAGAGCGGCATGGCCGAGATCAAGGCGTTTGATCTCACCGGTCATCCCGTCCGCTTCGCAGCCGAGGTCAAAGACTTCGACCCGCTGAAGTTTATCGAAAAGAAAGAGTCCCGGAAGATGGGCCGCTTCATTCACTTCGCGCTGGCCGCGGCGGAGGAGGCGATGCAGCACTCCGGGCTCAAAATCACCCCTGAGAACGCGGACAACATCGGCGTTCACATCGGCTCGGGAATCGGCGGGTTCGACGTTATCGAGCGCGAGCATACCGCGCTGATGAACGGCGGCCCGCGCAAGATCTCACCCTTCTTCATCCCTGCCTCCATCGTCAACCTCGCCGCCGGACACGTCTCCATCCGCTACGGCGCCAAGGGCCCGAACGAGGCGACTGCGACGGCCTGCACCACCTCGGCGCACTCCATCGGCGATGCCTTCCGCATCATCCAGCGCGGCGACGCCGACGCGATGATCGCCGGTGGGGCCGAAGCCGCCATCACGCCGATGGGCGTAGGCGGGTTCGCCGCCATGAAGGCGCTCTCCACCAAGAACGACGATCCCGAGCACGCCTGCCGCCCCTGGGACAAGGACCGCGACGGGTTCGTCTGCGGCGAAGGAGCAGGAATCCTCATCCTCGAGGAGCTCGAGTTTGCTAAGGCGCGTGGAGCGAAGATTCTCGCCGAGATCATCGGCTACGGCATGTCCGCCGACGCCTTCCACATGACCGGAATGGCGCCGGAGGGCGAGGGCTGCGCGCGCTCCATGAAGCACGCGTTGCGGGTTGCTGGAATCGAGCCGGACAAGATCGACTACGTGAACGCGCACGCCACCTCGACTCCGCTGGGAGATGCCATGGAGTCGAAGGCCATCGAGACCGTCTTCGGCGAACGCGCACTGAACCACACCCTTCTGGTCAGCTCCACCAAGTCGATGACGGGCCACCTGCTGGGCGGCGCCGGAGGCCTCGAGGCGGGCATCACCATCCTCGCTATGTGCAACCAGATCGCCCCGCCGACCATGAACCTCACCGACCCCGACCCCGAGTGCCGGCTGAACTACGTTCCCAACAAGCCCGTATCGGCGAAGATCGACTACGCGCTGTCGAACTCCTTCGGCTTCGGAGGAACCAACGGTTCGCTTATCTTCAAGCGCTGGACGGAATAA
- a CDS encoding polyprenyl synthetase family protein yields MSPNVHALLQSGAQLADDALERLLPATDTLPHSIHRAMRHSTFAGGKRLRPILCMEAARMVAGGKDIPEGAADLGAAIEMVHTYSLIHDDLPALDNDDLRRGKPTCHVVFGEAIAILAGDSLQTLAFQTIAALPIPPATTVAILREVSLAIGTGVGTHSPLPPGMIGGQVVDIESEGKQPTAELVESIHRAKTGALITTSIVSGGLLGLANAKTAGHEDTISRLRTFGEKAGLAFQIVDDVLDMTQSSAELGKTAGKDTASIKATWPAVFGIDSSLKDAEELIADAFDALAPFGEAANPLKAVANYLVERKH; encoded by the coding sequence ATGTCTCCGAACGTACACGCCCTGCTTCAATCCGGCGCGCAGCTTGCTGACGACGCCCTCGAACGCCTGCTGCCCGCGACCGATACGCTTCCGCACTCCATCCACCGGGCCATGCGGCACAGCACGTTTGCTGGAGGCAAGCGCCTCCGTCCCATCCTCTGCATGGAGGCCGCCCGCATGGTCGCAGGCGGCAAGGATATCCCCGAAGGCGCGGCGGACCTCGGCGCGGCCATCGAGATGGTCCACACGTATTCGCTGATCCATGACGACCTGCCGGCGCTCGACAACGACGACCTGCGCCGCGGCAAGCCTACATGCCACGTCGTCTTCGGCGAAGCCATCGCCATCCTCGCGGGCGATTCGCTGCAGACGCTCGCCTTCCAGACCATCGCTGCGCTTCCTATTCCACCGGCCACGACAGTTGCGATTCTGCGCGAGGTCTCGCTTGCCATCGGCACCGGGGTCGGCACCCACAGTCCGCTTCCTCCTGGAATGATCGGCGGCCAAGTCGTCGATATCGAGTCGGAAGGGAAGCAGCCCACCGCCGAACTGGTGGAGTCCATCCACCGCGCTAAGACAGGCGCGCTGATCACCACGAGCATCGTTTCGGGTGGCCTGCTCGGCCTCGCGAACGCTAAGACCGCCGGCCACGAAGACACCATCTCCCGCCTGCGCACCTTCGGCGAAAAGGCTGGCCTCGCCTTCCAGATCGTCGACGACGTCCTCGACATGACGCAGAGCTCTGCGGAGCTTGGCAAGACCGCCGGCAAGGACACGGCCAGCATCAAGGCCACGTGGCCCGCCGTCTTCGGGATCGACAGCTCGCTGAAGGATGCCGAGGAGCTTATCGCCGACGCCTTCGATGCTCTCGCACCGTTTGGAGAGGCAGCCAATCCGCTGAAGGCGGTTGCGAACTATCTGGTTGAACGCAAGCACTGA